From Pirellulales bacterium, one genomic window encodes:
- a CDS encoding lysophospholipid acyltransferase family protein, with amino-acid sequence MRSSEDFDTIAMLHRNLQPASGSAADASASGWGDNVDLKTEGMRTSLAALARLISGASVRWIDCQPDTCQRVYFANHTSHLDVLVLWASLPRKVRNLTRPVAAKDYWEKGFVRRFIAMNIFDALLIDRKEIKVHQSPVDLMLKSMGDRYSLIVFPEGHRNTGPDLDEFKSGLYYLAKKRPDLELVPVHIDNVNRVLPRGEFLPVPLLSCITFGPPMWLENQEPKMDFLRRARNAVRRLKDL; translated from the coding sequence TTGCGATCGTCTGAGGATTTCGACACCATCGCCATGCTGCATCGCAACCTTCAACCCGCTTCGGGCAGCGCCGCCGACGCCTCCGCGTCTGGCTGGGGAGATAATGTCGACCTGAAGACCGAAGGGATGCGCACGTCACTCGCCGCGCTCGCGCGGCTGATCAGCGGGGCGAGCGTGCGCTGGATCGATTGCCAGCCCGACACCTGCCAGCGCGTCTACTTCGCCAACCATACGAGCCATCTGGACGTGCTCGTGCTCTGGGCGTCGCTGCCGCGCAAGGTGCGCAACCTGACCCGGCCCGTGGCGGCCAAAGATTATTGGGAAAAGGGGTTCGTGCGGCGTTTCATCGCCATGAATATTTTCGACGCGCTGTTGATCGACCGTAAGGAAATCAAGGTCCATCAGAGCCCGGTCGATCTGATGCTCAAGAGCATGGGGGACCGGTATTCATTGATCGTTTTTCCCGAGGGGCACCGCAATACCGGACCGGACCTCGACGAGTTCAAGAGTGGGCTTTATTACCTGGCCAAAAAACGGCCCGACCTGGAGCTGGTGCCGGTGCATATCGACAATGTCAATCGCGTCCTGCCGCGCGGCGAGTTTTTGCCGGTTCCCTTGTTGAGCTGCATTACCTTTGGCCCGCCCATGTGGCTGGAAAACCAGGAACCGAAGATGGACTTCCTGCGCCGTGCCCGCAACGCCGTACGCCGGCTGAAGGATCTATGA
- a CDS encoding aldehyde dehydrogenase (NADP(+)), which produces MGVQPILIAGKWETVPTSATFQADNPATGQPLPDVYPVSGWQDCERALAAAASAATALRRVPTAKLAAFLDRFAERIEQRAGELVEMAHQETALPRKPRLADVELPRTTSQLRQAATAAREGSWALPTIDTKLSIRSCYMPLGPVAVFGPNNFPFAFNSVAGGDFAAAIAAGNPVIAKANTSHPGTTRLLAEEAAQAVAECELPPATVQLLYRTSHADGERLVADPRLAATGYTGSRQAGLALKRAADAAGKPIYLELSSINPVVILPGALAERGDKIAEEFAGSCLMDTGQFCTNPGLVLLLAGPATEKFIVDISQRFTAAPAGVLLSASVARNLAQGIKELAGAGADIVVGGVADNTGGYRYANTLLRVSGGQFLQAPEKLQTEAFGNESLLVVARDASEASAVLDHLEGNLTGCIYSDTRGSDDALYTQLAEHLRPKVGRLLNDKMPTGVAVSEAMNHGGPYPATGHPGFTAVGIPAALRRFAMLACFDNVRSARLPGLLQDKNAAGAWRFIDGAWTRADVGS; this is translated from the coding sequence ATGGGCGTGCAACCGATCTTGATCGCCGGTAAATGGGAGACCGTCCCGACGTCGGCAACCTTTCAGGCCGACAACCCGGCAACGGGACAACCGCTTCCAGACGTTTATCCGGTGAGCGGCTGGCAGGACTGCGAACGGGCCCTTGCGGCGGCGGCGAGCGCGGCCACGGCACTGAGGCGTGTGCCCACGGCAAAGTTGGCGGCCTTTCTGGATCGATTCGCCGAACGCATCGAACAGCGCGCCGGTGAACTGGTCGAAATGGCCCATCAAGAAACGGCCCTGCCACGAAAACCTCGCCTGGCGGATGTCGAATTGCCCCGTACCACCAGTCAACTACGCCAGGCGGCCACGGCAGCCCGCGAAGGTTCGTGGGCCCTGCCGACGATCGACACGAAATTGAGCATCCGTTCCTGTTATATGCCGCTTGGGCCGGTGGCGGTCTTCGGTCCCAACAATTTTCCGTTCGCCTTCAACAGCGTGGCTGGGGGAGATTTTGCCGCCGCCATCGCCGCCGGCAATCCGGTGATCGCCAAGGCGAACACGTCGCATCCGGGCACGACCCGGCTGTTGGCCGAAGAGGCGGCGCAGGCCGTGGCGGAATGCGAACTGCCGCCGGCGACCGTGCAGCTTTTGTATCGCACCAGCCATGCCGACGGCGAGCGATTGGTGGCCGATCCGCGCCTGGCGGCGACCGGATACACGGGCAGCCGGCAAGCGGGCCTGGCACTGAAGCGGGCGGCCGACGCGGCCGGCAAGCCCATTTACCTCGAGCTATCGAGTATCAATCCGGTGGTGATTCTGCCGGGCGCGCTCGCCGAGCGAGGCGACAAGATCGCCGAAGAATTCGCTGGAAGCTGCCTGATGGACACCGGCCAGTTCTGCACCAATCCGGGCCTGGTCCTGCTTTTGGCCGGCCCGGCGACCGAGAAATTCATCGTCGACATCTCGCAACGATTCACGGCGGCACCGGCGGGAGTGCTGCTCTCGGCATCGGTCGCGCGAAACCTGGCGCAGGGAATCAAAGAACTGGCGGGCGCCGGCGCGGATATCGTTGTCGGCGGGGTCGCGGACAACACGGGCGGCTATCGTTACGCGAACACGCTTTTGAGGGTTTCCGGCGGACAGTTCCTGCAAGCGCCGGAAAAGCTGCAGACCGAGGCCTTCGGCAACGAATCGCTGCTGGTTGTGGCCCGCGATGCGAGCGAAGCCAGCGCGGTGCTCGACCATTTGGAAGGAAATCTCACCGGCTGCATTTATTCCGACACGCGTGGCAGCGACGACGCCTTGTATACCCAACTGGCCGAGCATTTGCGCCCCAAGGTCGGTCGGCTATTGAACGATAAGATGCCGACGGGTGTCGCCGTCAGCGAGGCCATGAATCATGGCGGGCCCTATCCGGCGACCGGGCATCCCGGCTTCACGGCCGTGGGCATTCCGGCGGCTCTGCGCCGCTTTGCGATGCTGGCCTGCTTTGACAACGTGCGGTCGGCGCGCTTGCCTGGGCTTTTGCAGGACAAGAACGCGGCCGGCGCGTGGCGTTTCATCGACGGCGCTTGGACGCGGGCCGACGTCGGCAGTTGA
- a CDS encoding DUF362 domain-containing protein gives MTIELQTSPERAPACQVKPAQFDRRALLVGAGAVTAGALAFPLVRDALTTPRPVFLARHQRYDGPLVQSIRDGLLAVGFDPATIRGRLVLLKPNLVEPSKARPHMTTHPAVVVAAADVFRRWGALVTVGEAPGHVRDSQMALFESGLGEALDSERLEFADLNYDDLAWTDNAGRASPLSKICFPRSVAEADLVVSLPKLKTHHWVGMTAAMKNMYGVLPGIVYGWPKNVLHHAGIPQTVVDINASLPKTIAIVDAIDCMEGDGPILGSPKSLGVIAIGLNPTAVDATCARMIGLEPRRISYLKLARRLGPLDARHIPQRGESWESVASPFQILDVPHLQELRVQQSVKVT, from the coding sequence ATGACCATTGAGCTGCAAACCTCGCCGGAGCGAGCCCCCGCCTGCCAGGTGAAACCTGCGCAGTTCGATCGCCGCGCGCTGTTGGTTGGCGCGGGCGCCGTGACGGCCGGCGCGCTCGCATTTCCGCTCGTCCGCGATGCCTTAACGACACCGCGGCCGGTTTTCCTGGCTCGCCATCAGCGCTACGACGGCCCCCTCGTGCAGTCGATTCGCGACGGATTGCTGGCCGTTGGTTTCGATCCCGCCACGATCCGTGGCCGGCTCGTGCTTTTGAAACCCAACCTGGTCGAACCCTCGAAAGCGCGCCCCCATATGACCACGCATCCGGCGGTCGTCGTGGCGGCAGCCGACGTGTTTCGCCGCTGGGGCGCCCTGGTCACCGTGGGCGAGGCGCCCGGCCACGTCCGCGATTCGCAGATGGCGCTTTTTGAATCGGGCCTGGGCGAGGCTTTGGATTCCGAGCGGCTCGAATTTGCGGATCTCAATTACGATGATCTCGCCTGGACCGACAACGCCGGACGCGCCTCGCCGCTGTCGAAAATCTGTTTTCCCCGAAGCGTCGCCGAGGCTGACCTCGTCGTCTCGCTCCCCAAGCTGAAGACGCATCATTGGGTGGGCATGACCGCAGCCATGAAAAACATGTACGGCGTGCTGCCCGGGATCGTTTACGGATGGCCGAAGAATGTGTTGCACCACGCCGGCATTCCGCAAACGGTGGTCGACATCAACGCTTCGCTCCCCAAGACGATCGCTATCGTCGATGCCATTGATTGCATGGAAGGAGACGGGCCAATTCTCGGCAGTCCGAAATCGCTCGGCGTGATCGCGATTGGGCTCAATCCAACGGCTGTCGACGCGACGTGCGCGCGCATGATCGGCCTCGAACCGCGCCGGATCAGCTATTTGAAGCTGGCACGCCGCCTCGGCCCTCTTGATGCGCGGCACATTCCACAGCGTGGCGAATCGTGGGAAAGCGTCGCCTCGCCGTTTCAGATCCTGGACGTCCCGCACCTGCAAGAGTTGCGCGTCCAGCAAAGCGTCAAAGTGACCTGA
- a CDS encoding Flp family type IVb pilin — protein sequence MKSLALKVQRFLTSEDGPTAVEYAVMLALIVIVCLTAIQSIGTNANATFNNVAGKLGGGGS from the coding sequence ATGAAATCGCTCGCTTTGAAGGTGCAACGTTTCCTCACGTCCGAAGATGGCCCAACTGCCGTGGAATACGCGGTGATGCTGGCGTTGATCGTGATCGTCTGCTTGACGGCGATTCAATCGATCGGCACGAACGCCAACGCGACTTTCAATAACGTCGCCGGCAAGCTCGGTGGCGGTGGTTCGTAA
- a CDS encoding prepilin peptidase yields the protein METLRTGFIANWPSWVVTFLLVMAAVIDGWKLKVPNWLTFPMIIAGWVYSTAFFGWEGLGWSLAGTAAGLALLLPLYAIGGMGAGDVKLLAGVGAWVGATTTFYAFCVSAVVGAVIAVLMVLVRRDWFKHQAQFWMIFHEIFTVRDPNQLSAIAADRKSSMLLLPYGIPIAIGTILYFAWEGMLL from the coding sequence ATGGAAACGCTACGCACCGGCTTCATCGCGAACTGGCCCAGTTGGGTCGTGACGTTCTTGCTCGTGATGGCCGCGGTCATCGACGGCTGGAAACTGAAGGTTCCCAACTGGCTGACCTTTCCGATGATCATTGCCGGCTGGGTCTACAGCACGGCGTTCTTCGGCTGGGAAGGGCTCGGCTGGAGCCTGGCCGGAACGGCCGCGGGCCTGGCCCTGCTGTTACCGCTGTATGCCATCGGCGGCATGGGCGCCGGGGACGTGAAGCTACTGGCGGGCGTCGGCGCCTGGGTCGGCGCGACCACGACGTTCTACGCGTTTTGCGTGTCGGCCGTGGTCGGCGCCGTGATCGCGGTGTTGATGGTGCTTGTGCGGCGCGATTGGTTCAAACACCAGGCGCAATTCTGGATGATCTTCCACGAGATATTCACCGTGCGCGATCCGAACCAGTTGTCGGCGATCGCGGCCGATCGCAAGAGCAGCATGTTGCTCTTGCCGTATGGAATTCCCATCGCCATCGGCACGATTTTGTACTTCGCTTGGGAGGGGATGCTGCTATGA
- a CDS encoding TadE/TadG family type IV pilus assembly protein → MEFAVVAPVFFAFTLGMIEVGRGVMVQQILTTASREGARQAVLDGATQSAVTTFITNYLNSASVSAAGTTVTYSPSLPTSSGYSGPVTVTVSVPFSQVSWSPSPIFLNGATLTASTTMQREGIQ, encoded by the coding sequence GTGGAGTTTGCCGTCGTGGCGCCGGTTTTTTTCGCCTTCACCTTGGGAATGATCGAGGTGGGACGCGGAGTCATGGTGCAGCAAATTCTGACAACGGCCTCGCGTGAGGGAGCTCGGCAAGCGGTGCTGGATGGCGCAACACAAAGCGCCGTCACGACTTTTATTACGAACTATCTGAACTCGGCTTCGGTGAGCGCAGCAGGAACAACCGTGACCTACTCCCCCTCTTTGCCTACATCATCAGGATATTCCGGACCGGTGACCGTTACGGTATCCGTACCTTTCAGTCAAGTGAGTTGGTCGCCATCGCCAATCTTCCTTAATGGCGCGACGTTAACCGCTAGCACGACCATGCAACGCGAAGGCATCCAGTGA
- the cpaB gene encoding Flp pilus assembly protein CpaB: MRPKSLILLALALTCGLAAAIGINQVLANRPVDQAPDMGETVPIFVALMDIGLGDPLTPQVLKLEEWPKMKVPPGALLHLEDVEGRRARTKFYAGEPIIEAKLFAKGDQGSGATDLIPKGFRVVSVKVDDVSGSGLILPGDRVDALVHLADNSAAAGSEGNRSSTHTFLQNVKVFAVNNVYSREANGTEAITAKTISLLVTPQQAELVTLANEMGKIRLVMRSADDEAHDETGGVTQSELFTGGDHATSHKQAAAETLMKIIEPAKPKEPPPEEPAAPPTNVWKMVVIKGDAVDEVEFEDGDRVGGPIQVRQLSAGVGSTSAGASGTLPLGATTTTTSTPPYTPAPGDGP, translated from the coding sequence ATGCGTCCGAAATCGTTGATACTTCTGGCCCTGGCACTGACCTGCGGACTGGCGGCCGCCATCGGCATCAACCAGGTGCTGGCGAATCGCCCCGTCGATCAGGCGCCGGACATGGGAGAAACCGTACCGATCTTCGTGGCCCTCATGGACATCGGGCTGGGCGACCCGCTCACGCCGCAAGTCTTGAAACTCGAGGAATGGCCGAAAATGAAAGTGCCACCCGGCGCCTTGCTGCATCTGGAAGATGTCGAGGGCCGGCGCGCGCGCACCAAGTTCTACGCCGGCGAACCAATCATCGAAGCTAAGCTGTTCGCCAAAGGCGACCAGGGATCAGGCGCGACGGACTTGATCCCCAAGGGCTTTCGCGTCGTGTCGGTGAAAGTCGACGACGTCAGCGGTAGCGGTTTGATCCTGCCTGGCGACCGCGTCGACGCACTGGTCCACCTGGCGGACAATAGCGCCGCGGCGGGTTCCGAGGGAAACCGTTCCAGCACGCACACCTTTCTGCAAAACGTGAAGGTGTTCGCCGTCAATAACGTCTACAGCCGCGAAGCCAACGGCACCGAAGCCATCACGGCCAAGACCATCTCGTTGCTCGTGACGCCGCAACAGGCGGAACTCGTGACGCTGGCCAACGAGATGGGGAAGATCCGGCTCGTGATGCGCAGCGCCGACGACGAAGCGCATGACGAGACGGGCGGCGTGACGCAGAGCGAATTGTTCACCGGAGGCGACCACGCCACGTCTCATAAGCAGGCGGCGGCAGAAACCCTGATGAAAATCATCGAGCCGGCAAAGCCCAAGGAGCCGCCTCCCGAGGAACCCGCCGCGCCTCCCACGAACGTCTGGAAGATGGTCGTGATCAAGGGTGACGCGGTCGATGAGGTCGAGTTCGAAGATGGCGATCGCGTGGGCGGACCCATTCAAGTGCGGCAGCTAAGCGCAGGAGTTGGCTCGACATCGGCAGGAGCCTCCGGAACGCTGCCGCTGGGAGCGACCACAACGACCACCAGCACGCCACCCTATACACCGGCTCCGGGCGACGGCCCGTAG